Proteins encoded in a region of the Pigmentiphaga litoralis genome:
- a CDS encoding type II 3-dehydroquinate dehydratase: MTPPTLPPATVWFLNGPNANLYGLDANNTYGSDSFPVLQQRCEAKAESLQITLNFRQSNYEGQLIDWIQEARGVAQGIIINAAGLTYSSIPILDALLSFPGSIIEVHMSNIWKREPFRHHSYISKAAHGVIAGLGGDGYELAIEAMSRLIRR, encoded by the coding sequence TGCCCCCCGCCACGGTCTGGTTCCTGAATGGTCCCAACGCCAATCTGTATGGCCTGGATGCCAACAACACCTACGGGTCGGACAGCTTTCCCGTGCTGCAACAACGCTGTGAAGCCAAGGCCGAGAGCCTGCAGATCACGCTGAACTTTCGGCAGTCCAACTACGAAGGCCAGTTGATCGACTGGATACAGGAAGCGCGCGGCGTTGCCCAGGGCATCATCATCAACGCGGCCGGGCTGACGTATTCGTCCATCCCCATCCTGGATGCGTTGTTGTCGTTCCCGGGCAGCATCATCGAAGTCCACATGAGCAACATCTGGAAGCGCGAGCCCTTCCGTCATCACTCCTATATTTCGAAGGCGGCGCATGGCGTGATCGCCGGGCTGGGTGGAGATGGGTACGAACTGGCGATCGAGGCCATGTCGCGTCTGATCCGCCGATGA